In a single window of the Hoeflea algicola genome:
- a CDS encoding type II toxin-antitoxin system RelE/ParE family toxin — MTERVFKTAWFAKAAKKARISDKALLKAIHQVALGQADDLGGGVFKKRLNDNMHRSIVLAKAGEFWVFAYLFAKKDRANIDDDELLAFRKLTDLYRRKTKADLEAEIETGALLEIDHGD; from the coding sequence ATGACAGAACGAGTGTTCAAGACAGCTTGGTTCGCCAAGGCGGCGAAGAAGGCGCGAATCTCCGACAAGGCCCTATTGAAGGCAATCCATCAGGTTGCTCTCGGTCAGGCCGACGATCTCGGCGGTGGCGTCTTCAAAAAACGGCTCAATGACAACATGCATCGTTCAATCGTTCTGGCAAAGGCCGGAGAGTTCTGGGTGTTCGCCTATCTCTTTGCCAAGAAGGATCGGGCGAACATCGATGACGATGAGCTTCTGGCATTCCGGAAGCTCACCGATCTCTACCGCCGAAAGACGAAAGCCGACCTCGAAGCGGAAATCGAGACCGGCGCACTGTTGGAGATAGACCATGGCGACTAA
- a CDS encoding IS110 family transposase, producing the protein MEYFVGLDVSLRSCALCIVDGKGKVHLERELPCEVEDIAACLRAFPHAIERVGFEAGALSQHLYFGLQSEGFDIVCMEARQVSAALSAMRNKTDKTDAKGIAQILRTGWFSPVHMKSREAHGLRALLSTRKALLKKTMDLANEVRGLLKIFGVRLPKTLKHGSFDGLVRPMIEMDDVLAHAIIPLLDARTVLFQHYLELDRRVKRAASDDEVCMRMMTVPGVGPIAALTFKAAVDDPARFTRSRTVAAHFGLTPRRFQSGEHDNPGRISKAGDRDVRATLYAAANALLMRTMAGSQIKSWGMRLIRTKGRRRAVVAVARKLAVLLHRMWIDGTVFRQNQVGGTA; encoded by the coding sequence ATGGAATACTTCGTTGGATTAGACGTATCGCTGCGCTCGTGTGCCCTTTGCATCGTCGATGGCAAAGGGAAAGTTCATTTAGAACGGGAATTGCCTTGTGAAGTTGAGGACATTGCCGCTTGTCTGAGGGCTTTCCCGCACGCCATCGAGCGTGTTGGCTTCGAAGCTGGTGCCTTGAGCCAGCACCTGTACTTTGGCTTGCAGTCCGAAGGTTTTGACATCGTTTGCATGGAGGCGCGGCAGGTGAGCGCCGCCTTGTCCGCAATGCGGAATAAAACCGACAAGACCGATGCGAAAGGCATAGCTCAGATCCTGAGGACTGGTTGGTTCAGCCCAGTTCACATGAAGAGCCGAGAGGCACATGGTCTGCGGGCGCTCCTGAGCACCCGAAAGGCATTGCTCAAGAAGACGATGGATCTGGCCAACGAGGTACGCGGTCTGTTGAAGATCTTCGGCGTCCGGCTGCCCAAGACCCTCAAGCATGGCAGCTTCGATGGCCTGGTGCGTCCTATGATTGAAATGGATGATGTTCTTGCGCATGCGATCATCCCGCTGCTCGATGCCCGAACGGTCCTCTTCCAGCACTACTTGGAACTGGACCGACGCGTGAAACGCGCGGCTTCGGACGATGAGGTGTGCATGCGTATGATGACCGTACCGGGCGTTGGGCCGATCGCTGCTCTTACATTCAAGGCGGCGGTTGATGATCCCGCCCGATTCACACGATCACGCACCGTGGCAGCACATTTTGGCCTGACGCCACGAAGGTTCCAATCCGGTGAACATGACAACCCAGGTCGCATCTCGAAGGCGGGAGATCGCGATGTGCGGGCTACTCTATATGCCGCCGCAAACGCACTCCTCATGCGAACGATGGCGGGGTCACAGATCAAGTCGTGGGGCATGCGGTTGATACGCACCAAAGGTCGTCGACGCGCCGTCGTGGCCGTCGCCCGTAAACTTGCCGTTCTTTTGCATCGCATGTGGATCGACGGCACCGTATTCCGCCAGAACCAAGTGGGAGGCACGGCATGA
- a CDS encoding ABC-three component system protein has translation MLPRDYRLHELNEDEFEKLVVRICVRWLGEGVTPFARGRDGGRDGKFHGTANAFPSAASPLSGHFVLQAKHISAPNRSCSDPDFAGLLGKEHGKIKRLNGDGICDHYLVFANRKYTGGADEKFMKDLLGLGINSAHIIGVERLHIALDDYANIRETLPNWLDSSPFRFNPDELVEVIGALHAYTKDDPASAFDSALDFEKLKMPLKNKLNGVSDEYYKQVIVAQSMPHFDRVAQFLQNPRNEEFAALYHDAADELKQKIIAKRAQFGAFDDIFVFMYEQIQEKREALRGKRRLISILLHYMYFNCDIGIKQLEENEDVVHADA, from the coding sequence ATGCTGCCTCGCGATTACAGACTGCACGAGCTAAATGAAGATGAGTTTGAAAAGCTCGTCGTTCGCATTTGTGTGCGCTGGTTAGGCGAGGGTGTGACCCCATTCGCTCGCGGACGGGACGGTGGCCGCGATGGAAAGTTCCACGGCACTGCGAACGCGTTTCCGAGCGCAGCATCGCCGTTGTCCGGACATTTTGTCCTTCAGGCAAAGCACATCAGCGCGCCAAACAGATCGTGTTCCGACCCCGATTTCGCCGGTCTGCTCGGGAAAGAGCACGGCAAGATCAAGCGGCTGAACGGCGATGGGATTTGCGACCACTATCTCGTTTTCGCCAACCGGAAATATACGGGCGGTGCTGACGAAAAGTTCATGAAGGACCTCTTGGGACTCGGGATCAACTCCGCGCACATTATCGGCGTTGAACGTCTCCACATTGCGCTCGACGATTACGCGAACATCCGAGAAACCTTGCCCAATTGGCTCGACTCATCGCCTTTCCGCTTCAACCCGGACGAACTGGTGGAAGTGATCGGAGCGCTCCACGCCTATACCAAGGACGACCCTGCCAGCGCGTTTGACAGCGCGCTCGATTTCGAAAAGCTCAAGATGCCGCTGAAAAACAAGCTCAACGGCGTCTCTGACGAATACTACAAGCAGGTGATCGTCGCTCAATCTATGCCGCATTTTGATCGCGTCGCCCAGTTCCTCCAGAATCCGAGAAACGAAGAATTCGCGGCGCTCTATCATGATGCTGCCGATGAGCTTAAGCAAAAGATCATCGCCAAGCGCGCGCAGTTCGGAGCGTTCGATGACATCTTCGTGTTCATGTACGAACAGATCCAGGAGAAGCGTGAAGCCCTGCGGGGTAAGCGCCGCCTGATTTCCATCCTGCTGCACTATATGTATTTCAATTGCGATATTGGCATAAAACAGCTGGAGGAGAACGAAGATGTCGTCCACGCTGACGCCTAA
- a CDS encoding ISKra4 family transposase, whose product MSQLKMNVVVELVGTDGVRQRREIAVVERMVEGARFDDFGLSLEDGKVIQRRLQEELTQFQVDQASQHDRKCHDCGCLRGVHDYRSRTVHSLFGICRLRVPRFRGCVSGKPAKAKIGYIETLLKGRATPELERVQAELGSRLSFREAARVLDLFVPAARPHNHRTIVNRLAKVADQIEKWDAASPYRMSRAGGSSISVFIDGAYIRAVPGYQSRHFEIAMGRVVSPGRLPRQFAAAPHVATGKHDAVRAAMRAQGWLPGRDVTVFSDGDVGLQSIVLSATREPVTHILDWFHLSMRLRHIEQTWQGLRHIGDLNIYLRDVAVDVPRLRHLLWSGYVREATRAVKNMLYQLEQHTTLREANQKLKRLSVLISNLRSYLVQNTTSIVDYCHRYWSGQPISSSPAESAANNLVNARMNKKRQMRWSPAGAHRVLQVRAAVADGRLKQAKFALAA is encoded by the coding sequence ATGTCACAATTGAAGATGAATGTCGTGGTCGAGTTAGTCGGAACCGATGGCGTTCGACAGCGTCGAGAGATCGCAGTTGTCGAACGCATGGTCGAGGGAGCGCGATTCGATGACTTCGGCCTGTCCCTTGAGGACGGCAAGGTTATACAACGCCGCCTGCAAGAAGAGCTTACGCAGTTTCAAGTGGATCAAGCCAGCCAGCACGATCGGAAATGTCACGACTGTGGCTGTCTTCGCGGGGTTCATGACTATCGATCTCGTACGGTCCATTCGCTCTTCGGTATTTGTCGCCTGCGCGTGCCTCGGTTCCGCGGTTGTGTCAGCGGAAAGCCGGCAAAGGCGAAAATCGGATACATCGAGACCTTGTTGAAGGGCAGAGCGACGCCGGAATTGGAGCGCGTACAGGCTGAGCTCGGTTCGCGCCTGTCGTTTCGTGAAGCAGCTCGTGTACTCGATCTTTTTGTACCGGCCGCGCGGCCACACAATCATCGAACCATCGTCAACCGGCTCGCCAAGGTTGCCGATCAGATTGAAAAGTGGGACGCAGCGAGCCCCTATCGCATGAGTCGGGCCGGCGGATCCTCCATTTCTGTCTTCATTGATGGCGCCTATATCCGTGCAGTTCCCGGATATCAGAGCCGGCATTTCGAAATCGCCATGGGACGCGTTGTTTCACCGGGGCGGCTACCGCGTCAGTTCGCGGCCGCACCGCATGTGGCTACCGGCAAGCACGATGCGGTTCGTGCCGCAATGCGGGCGCAAGGATGGTTGCCTGGCCGCGACGTCACTGTTTTCAGCGACGGAGACGTCGGGCTGCAAAGCATCGTGCTCAGTGCAACAAGGGAGCCCGTGACGCATATTCTTGACTGGTTCCATCTGTCGATGCGGCTCCGGCACATCGAACAGACGTGGCAAGGCCTCAGGCATATCGGCGATCTGAACATCTACCTTCGAGATGTTGCGGTTGATGTGCCGCGGCTTCGCCATCTGCTTTGGAGCGGCTACGTCAGGGAGGCGACGAGAGCCGTGAAGAATATGCTCTACCAGTTGGAGCAGCACACCACGCTTCGAGAAGCAAACCAGAAGCTCAAGCGATTGTCCGTATTGATCAGCAATCTCCGGTCCTACCTGGTCCAGAACACAACATCGATTGTCGACTACTGCCATCGATATTGGTCGGGTCAGCCGATATCGAGTTCTCCGGCCGAAAGCGCCGCCAACAATCTCGTAAACGCTCGGATGAACAAGAAGCGGCAGATGCGTTGGTCTCCTGCCGGCGCCCATCGGGTATTGCAGGTCCGGGCAGCGGTTGCCGATGGTCGGCTCAAGCAAGCTAAGTTTGCCCTTGCGGCTTGA
- a CDS encoding DUF3883 domain-containing protein yields the protein MNAESWSDQENDAIVAVYFQMLKDDLAGLTYNKAMNNRSLHQSLGRSKGSIEFKNCNVSAALVGFGLPHITGYQPRFNLQMSLADAVSRWLAKNPSFEASNATAIAQGFADAPPLFFGVPPTMQNAPPPAELSQLEAIARRFDVAGRDERNRSLGKAGEERVFHHERAHLQASDRRDLADKVRWVSQEDGDGAGYDIASFAPNGSPRLIEVKTTNGWERTPFYISRNELEVSDARRHEWSLVRLFDFSREVRAFELRPPLEAHVSLMATQL from the coding sequence ATGAACGCTGAAAGCTGGTCCGATCAGGAAAACGACGCGATTGTCGCCGTCTACTTCCAAATGCTGAAGGATGATCTGGCTGGTCTGACCTACAACAAGGCAATGAACAACAGGAGCCTTCACCAGTCCCTCGGCCGATCCAAGGGCTCGATCGAGTTCAAGAACTGCAATGTTTCGGCCGCCTTGGTCGGCTTTGGGCTACCGCATATCACCGGCTATCAACCTCGATTCAATTTACAGATGTCATTGGCGGATGCCGTTTCGCGGTGGCTCGCGAAGAACCCGTCATTTGAGGCGTCAAATGCAACCGCGATCGCCCAGGGCTTTGCTGATGCGCCACCCCTGTTCTTTGGCGTGCCGCCAACCATGCAGAATGCTCCTCCTCCGGCCGAACTGTCACAACTTGAGGCAATCGCTCGCAGGTTTGATGTGGCAGGAAGGGATGAGAGAAACCGTTCCCTTGGAAAAGCCGGCGAAGAGCGTGTTTTCCATCACGAACGCGCACATCTTCAAGCCTCAGATCGAAGGGATCTGGCAGACAAGGTCCGTTGGGTATCTCAGGAAGACGGAGATGGCGCCGGTTATGATATTGCCAGTTTCGCGCCAAACGGGTCGCCACGTCTCATCGAAGTGAAGACGACCAACGGGTGGGAGCGCACGCCTTTCTACATCTCGAGAAACGAGCTGGAAGTCTCAGACGCCCGGCGACATGAATGGAGCCTGGTTCGACTGTTCGACTTCTCCCGGGAGGTTCGCGCTTTCGAACTCCGGCCGCCACTCGAAGCACATGTTTCGCTGATGGCAACGCAGTTGTAG
- a CDS encoding helix-turn-helix domain-containing protein, with protein MATKRKFKSDAFEAIHSAVEGMFSAGTIDKETMRTFDEDCLVFPQELTPGEIKALRENNHVSQPVFARYLNTSQSTVQKWETGAKRPSGPALKLLSLVQKHGLQMLA; from the coding sequence ATGGCGACTAAACGCAAGTTCAAGAGCGATGCCTTCGAGGCAATCCATAGTGCGGTCGAGGGAATGTTTTCGGCTGGGACCATCGACAAGGAAACGATGCGGACCTTCGATGAAGATTGCCTTGTTTTTCCGCAGGAACTGACGCCCGGCGAAATCAAAGCGCTGCGCGAGAACAACCATGTCAGCCAGCCGGTCTTTGCCCGTTATCTGAACACTAGCCAGTCGACGGTCCAGAAGTGGGAAACGGGGGCTAAACGGCCGAGCGGACCGGCGCTCAAGCTCCTGTCGCTCGTGCAGAAGCACGGGCTGCAGATGCTTGCATAG